One Pseudorasbora parva isolate DD20220531a chromosome 4, ASM2467924v1, whole genome shotgun sequence genomic region harbors:
- the LOC137073715 gene encoding glutathione hydrolase 1 proenzyme-like, whose product MLGADHCGYHHVISAGPNQRYLAEVSTLPENLLREPASRGQPLVFVEWSDRCPETAHRQEKKLTLFEPSSQGASFQVPLRFRGDMEMCARPALKHQRWQGWQNGPLMAPNKGATVCIIGIIIIIVVGIVIGIAVFGILCGIVTKCFNKEPSDKCFAKAVVATDSVNCSTIGRDILKRNGSAVDAAIAALLCVSVVNPQSMGIGGGVVFTIYDPTTGKVETINSKETAPMHATENMFGESTKECESKVKRAKPGLFIAVPGELRGYALAHKRHGRLQWRELFEPSIKLASEGFRIGKALANAITVERHAMLKSKILSEVFCDLNNNPLKVNDMIRFPKLADTLKKIAEEGPDAFYDGSLTQTIVDDIKAAGGIITREDLKNYEPVLNEYALNFTVGKYIFHAPDAPFGGPVLALILNILKGYNISSSSVSTIQNKTLTYHRIIEAFRFADAQKSKLGDSRYVDISEVVKNMISDDFADHIRSKIKDDIKQTSYSKDDYKVPDDHGTSHLSIIAEDGSAVAVTSSINNHFGSGVMSHSTGIIFNDHMCDFIHPEVISGIIKNNFIQAGKRPLSSMCPTIILDEQNRQVKMVVGGEGGTNITTATAQVILNYLFFDYDLQKAINAPRVQITLNETNIEGQFDESVIVGLKQRSHNILNNTETSVVQAAVRQEDTICAESDKRKDGRPAGY is encoded by the exons ATGCTCGGGGCTGACCACTGTGGATACCATCATGTtatatctgcaggacccaatcaGAGATATttggcagaagtttccacgctgccagagaatctactaagggaaccagcctctcgaggccaGCCTCTGGTGTTTGTTGAGTGGTCAGATCGGTGTCCTGAAACGGCACACCGGCAGGAAAAAAAACTGACCCTCTTTGAGCCCTCCTCGCAGGGCGCGAGCTTCCAGGtgccgctacgtttccggggGGACATGGAGATGTGTGCTCGCCCCGCCCTGAAGCACCAgaggtggcagggttggcagaacgGCCCCCTTATGGCACCGAATAAGGGGGCCACCGT ATGCATTAtcggcatcatcatcatcatcgttgTCGGCATCGTCATCGGCATCGCAGTGTTTGGGATATTATGTGGCATAGTGACAAAATGTTTCAATAAGGAACCTTCTGATAAGTGCTTTGCTAAAGCAGTAGTGGCAACGGATTCTGTGAATTGCTCTACGATTGGGAG GGACATCTTGAAACGTAATGGTTCAGCAGTAGATGCTGCTATTGCCGCTctgctgtgtgtgagtgtggtaAATCCCCAAAGCATGGGCATTGGAGGAGGCGTGGTTTTTACCATATACGATCCAACTACAG GAAAGGTGGAGACAATTAATTCCAAAGAAACTGCTCCAATGCATGCTACAGAGAACATGTTTGGGGAAAGCACGAAAGAATGTGAAAGTAAGGTCAAGAGAGCAAAACCAG GGTTATTCATAGCTGTACCAGGAGAACTGCGGGGTTATGCGCTGGCACACAAAAGACACGGAAGACTGCAATGGAGGGAGCTGTTTGAGCCCAGTATAAAGCTGGCATCAGAGGGTTTTAGGATTGGTAAAGCCTTGGCTAATGCTATCACTGTGGAGCGTCACGCAATGCTGAAAAGTAAAATATTGAG TGAAGTGTTTTGCGACTTAAACAATAACCCCTTAAAGGTAAATGATATGATACGATTTCCCAAACTAGCTGACACCCTTAAGAAGATCGCAGAAGAAGGACCGGATGCCTTTTATGATGGGTCATTGACTCAGACCATAGTGGATGATATCAAGGCTGCAG GAGGGATTATAACACGTGAGGACCTGAAGAATTATGAGCCAGTTCTGAATGAGTATGCATTAAACTTCACTGTGGGAAAATACATATTTCATGCTCCTGATGCTCCATTCGGTGGACCTGTGCTTGCTCTGATACTCAACATACTCAAAG GTTACAACATCTCAAGCAGCAGTGTGTCCACAATACAGAACAAGACTTTGACCTATCATCGTATTATAGAGGCTTTCCGCTTCGCCGATGCCCAAAAGAGTAAACTGGGAGACTCACGTTATGTTGACATCTCTGAG GTTGTCAAAAATATGATCTCAGACGACTTTGCGGACCACATCAGGAGTAAGATTAAAGATGACATCAAACAAACCAGCTACTCTAAAGACGACTATAAAGTGCCTGATGACCATGGCACATCTCACCTGTCTATCATCGCAGAAGATGGGAGTGCAGTGGCCGTCACCAGCAGTATCAATAATCA TTTTGGTTCTGGGGTGATGTCACACTCAACAGGCATTATATTTAATGACCATATGTGTGATTTCATTCATCCTGAAGTAATAAGTGGAATTATCAAAAACAACTTCATTCAAGCAG GTAAAAGGCCACTTTCATCAATGTGTCCCACAATAATACTGGACGAACAGAACAGACAGGTCAAAATGGTGGTTGGAGGTGAAGGTGGGACAAATATTACCACTGCAACTGCTCAg GTGATCCTGAACTATCTGTTCTTTGACTATGATCTGCAGAAAGCTATTAATGCACCCAGAGTTCAGATCACGCTAAATGAGACAAATATAGAAGGTCAATTCGATGAG AGTGTAATTGTTGGCTTAAAGCAGAGGAGTCATAATATACTCAACAATACTGAAACATCAGTGGTCCAGGCGGCTGTACGACAGGAAGACACAATCTGTGCCGAATCCGACAAGAGGAAAGATGGCCGTCCTGCTGGATACTGA